Proteins from a genomic interval of Tumebacillus sp. BK434:
- a CDS encoding enoyl-CoA hydratase: MPFDPNIRNFRETPLADDRKGLVKTEISAGIATVTLNRPEAANAFSVEMLEQFIDALYALKFDPEARVVIVTAVGEKAFCAGADLIQRGQMDLTQARQHINLIRTAVNELEALPQPTIAAINGVAFGGGTELALAADIRIAADNAKFGLTETALAIIPGAGGTQRLPRLIGVAKAKELILTARRIEAAEAERIGLVNYVVAQEELLHKANELAREITKNGPLAVRQAKLAINKGVEVDLATGLAIEQNAYEVIMPTQDRLEGLKAFKEKRPPVYKGE; encoded by the coding sequence ATGCCATTTGATCCGAACATCCGCAATTTCCGCGAAACGCCGCTGGCAGACGACCGCAAAGGGCTCGTCAAAACGGAGATCAGCGCAGGCATTGCCACCGTGACGCTCAACCGTCCGGAAGCGGCGAATGCGTTTTCCGTCGAGATGCTGGAGCAATTTATCGACGCGCTCTATGCGCTGAAGTTCGATCCGGAAGCGCGCGTGGTCATCGTCACCGCCGTCGGCGAAAAAGCGTTTTGTGCCGGCGCCGACCTGATCCAGCGCGGCCAGATGGACCTGACGCAGGCCCGCCAGCACATCAATCTGATCCGCACGGCGGTCAATGAGCTGGAAGCGCTGCCCCAGCCGACGATCGCCGCCATTAACGGCGTCGCGTTTGGCGGCGGAACGGAACTTGCCTTGGCGGCCGACATCCGCATCGCGGCGGACAACGCGAAGTTTGGCTTGACCGAGACAGCCTTGGCGATCATCCCGGGCGCTGGCGGCACGCAGCGCCTGCCGCGGCTGATCGGTGTGGCGAAAGCGAAAGAGCTGATCCTGACCGCCCGCCGCATCGAGGCGGCGGAAGCGGAGCGGATCGGTCTGGTGAATTACGTGGTGGCACAGGAGGAGCTTTTGCACAAAGCGAACGAACTGGCCCGCGAGATCACCAAAAACGGCCCGCTCGCCGTGCGTCAGGCCAAGCTTGCGATCAACAAAGGCGTCGAAGTCGACCTCGCGACCGGACTTGCGATCGAACAAAACGCGTACGAAGTGATCATGCCGACCCAGGACCGTCTGGAAGGCTTGAAAGCGTTTAAAGAAAAACGTCCGCCGGTCTACAAAGGCGAGTAA
- a CDS encoding acyl-CoA carboxylase subunit beta translates to MSFDKTLQERLEKIQQGGAPKYHEKNAEQGKMFVRDRLRLLFDDEFLIEDGAFANFMAGDLPADGVVTCLGRIHGRTVAVMANDSTVKAGSWGSRTVEKIIRIQETAEKMNIPMIYLVDSAGARITDQIEMFPGRRGAGKIFYNQVKFSGRMPQICVLFGPSAAGGAYIPAFCDIVIMVDKNASMYLGSPRMAEMVIGEKVTLEEMGGARMHCQISGVGDVLAKNEEDAIKQARQYLGYFPQSYAEHPPVADSKDIAEFEKTLGEIIPQNQNAPFNMLDLINRLIDEGSWFEIKKLFAQELLTGLARINGKVVGIIANQPKVKGGVLFVDSSDKAAKFITLCDAFNIPLLFLADVPGFMIGTKVERAGIIRHGAKLISAMSEASVPKISVVVRKAYGAGLYAMAGPAFEPDACLALPTASIAVMGPEAAVNAVYANKIAELPEEERAAFIEAKREEYRQDIDIYKLASEMIIDAIIDPNDLRNELIKRFELYSSKYAPFTDRKHPVYPV, encoded by the coding sequence ATGTCTTTTGATAAAACATTGCAAGAGCGCCTGGAGAAAATCCAGCAAGGCGGCGCTCCGAAGTACCACGAGAAGAATGCCGAGCAGGGCAAGATGTTCGTTCGCGACCGTCTGCGCCTGCTGTTCGATGACGAATTCCTGATCGAAGACGGCGCTTTCGCCAACTTCATGGCCGGCGACCTGCCGGCTGACGGCGTCGTCACCTGCCTCGGCCGCATCCACGGCCGCACCGTTGCCGTGATGGCGAACGATTCCACCGTCAAAGCGGGCTCCTGGGGTTCGCGCACGGTGGAGAAGATCATCCGCATCCAAGAGACGGCGGAGAAGATGAACATCCCGATGATCTACCTGGTCGACTCCGCAGGCGCGCGCATCACCGACCAGATCGAGATGTTCCCGGGCCGCCGCGGCGCGGGCAAGATCTTCTACAACCAGGTGAAATTCTCCGGCCGCATGCCGCAGATCTGCGTGCTGTTTGGCCCGTCCGCAGCTGGCGGCGCATACATACCGGCATTCTGTGACATCGTGATCATGGTCGACAAAAACGCCTCGATGTACCTTGGCTCCCCGCGGATGGCGGAGATGGTCATCGGCGAGAAAGTCACCTTGGAAGAGATGGGCGGCGCCCGCATGCACTGCCAGATCTCCGGCGTTGGCGACGTGCTGGCGAAAAACGAGGAAGATGCGATCAAGCAAGCTCGCCAATACCTGGGCTACTTCCCGCAAAGCTATGCCGAACATCCGCCGGTTGCAGACAGCAAAGACATTGCCGAGTTCGAAAAAACGCTCGGTGAGATCATCCCGCAGAACCAAAACGCGCCGTTCAACATGCTCGACCTGATCAACCGCCTGATCGACGAAGGCTCTTGGTTTGAAATCAAGAAGCTGTTCGCGCAGGAGCTGCTGACCGGTCTCGCCCGCATCAACGGCAAAGTGGTCGGCATCATCGCCAACCAGCCGAAGGTCAAAGGCGGCGTTCTGTTCGTCGACTCCTCCGACAAAGCGGCGAAGTTCATCACCTTGTGCGATGCCTTCAACATTCCGCTCTTGTTCCTGGCTGACGTGCCTGGCTTCATGATCGGCACCAAAGTGGAGCGCGCCGGCATCATCCGCCACGGCGCGAAGCTGATCTCGGCGATGTCCGAAGCATCCGTGCCGAAGATCTCCGTCGTCGTCCGCAAAGCATACGGCGCCGGCCTCTACGCGATGGCAGGTCCTGCCTTCGAGCCGGACGCTTGCCTCGCCCTCCCGACAGCTTCCATCGCCGTCATGGGTCCGGAAGCGGCCGTCAATGCCGTCTATGCCAACAAGATTGCCGAGCTGCCGGAAGAAGAACGCGCTGCCTTCATCGAAGCCAAGCGCGAAGAGTACCGTCAAGACATCGACATCTACAAGCTGGCCAGCGAAATGATCATCGACGCGATCATCGACCCGAACGATCTGCGTAACGAACTGATCAAACGCTTCGAGCTTTACAGCTCCAAATACGCGCCGTTCACCGACCGCAAACATCCGGTGTATCCGGTATAA
- a CDS encoding hydroxymethylglutaryl-CoA lyase, translating into MSKNWPASVTIKEVGPRDGLQNEKGIVKTEDKIAWINHLSQTGLKHIEITSFVNPKWIPALADALEVAQGIARADGVTYSALVPNLRGLQGALQANLDEVAVFMSSTEMHNKKNINKSIDETFPVLQEVVDEALKAGKIVRGYLSTVFGCPYEGATDVKQVLYVSEKLLEMGIHELSLGDTIGVANPRQVQEVLEVLLKTIPADKMAMHFHDTRGTAMANVLASLEMGITTFDGALGGLGGCPYAPGASGNLATDDLLYMLHGMGIATGVDNARMMEAAKFIQDKIGRPLPSHALQAATAVCES; encoded by the coding sequence ATGAGCAAAAACTGGCCGGCTTCCGTCACGATCAAAGAAGTAGGACCTCGTGACGGTCTGCAAAACGAAAAAGGCATCGTCAAGACGGAAGACAAGATCGCCTGGATCAACCATCTGAGCCAAACCGGGCTCAAGCACATCGAGATCACCTCGTTCGTCAATCCGAAATGGATTCCGGCGCTCGCCGACGCGCTCGAAGTGGCACAAGGCATCGCCCGCGCAGACGGAGTGACCTACTCGGCGCTCGTCCCGAACCTGCGCGGTCTGCAAGGTGCCTTGCAGGCCAATCTCGATGAAGTGGCCGTCTTCATGTCGTCGACGGAGATGCACAACAAAAAGAACATCAACAAAAGCATCGACGAGACTTTCCCGGTGCTGCAAGAAGTGGTGGATGAAGCGCTGAAGGCAGGCAAGATCGTCCGCGGTTACCTGTCGACCGTCTTCGGCTGCCCGTACGAGGGGGCGACCGATGTCAAGCAGGTGCTGTACGTCTCCGAGAAGCTGCTCGAGATGGGCATTCACGAGCTGTCCCTCGGCGACACGATCGGCGTCGCCAATCCGCGCCAGGTGCAAGAGGTGCTGGAAGTGCTCTTGAAGACGATTCCGGCCGACAAGATGGCGATGCATTTCCACGACACGCGCGGCACGGCGATGGCCAACGTCCTCGCGTCGCTGGAGATGGGCATCACCACCTTCGACGGCGCGCTTGGCGGCCTTGGCGGCTGCCCGTACGCACCGGGCGCATCGGGCAATCTGGCGACAGACGACCTGTTGTATATGCTGCACGGAATGGGCATCGCCACCGGCGTGGACAACGCCCGGATGATGGAAGCGGCGAAATTTATCCAAGACAAGATCGGACGTCCGCTGCCCAGCCACGCTCTGCAGGCGGCCACCGCCGTTTGCGAATCGTAA
- a CDS encoding acetyl-CoA carboxylase biotin carboxyl carrier protein subunit, producing MTEITASMAGNVWKVLVKAGDTVEEGQDVVILESMKMEIPISADFGGKVVEVKCEEGGFVNEGDVLVVVED from the coding sequence ATGACAGAAATCACCGCAAGCATGGCAGGCAACGTATGGAAAGTGCTCGTGAAAGCAGGCGACACCGTAGAGGAAGGGCAAGACGTGGTGATCCTCGAATCGATGAAGATGGAAATCCCGATTTCCGCTGACTTCGGCGGCAAAGTTGTGGAAGTGAAATGCGAAGAGGGCGGCTTCGTCAACGAAGGCGACGTGCTCGTCGTAGTCGAAGACTAA